From Solwaraspora sp. WMMD1047, the proteins below share one genomic window:
- a CDS encoding S8 family serine peptidase: MRDPKWLRAGIAAALLPPLAVVAWAAPAAAAPAGDLTATPIAVKSREEAAKAPTSRLAETDRSLLGRKDAEPVAVLVKLDHDPVATYAGGVDNLAATSPAVTGRKLTGSAPERSYENYLARQEAEFVADLDRAVPGADVGQRLRTVYGGVSATVPANKISDLLKIDGVVAVQKDELRQPLTDSSTEFIGADSLNDELGGASNAGEGVIFGVLDSGAWPEHPSFADQGNLSAPPGPARTCDFGDNPLTPETDVFECNNKLIGGQPFIDTYNAAVGGEVYPDSARDSDGHGTHTGTTTAGNVIDNAPIFGVERGPARGVAPGAWVSIYKVCGTDGCFSSDSAAAVAQAVLDGVNVINFSISGGANPFSDPVELAFLDAYAAGVFVATSAGNSGPGAATTNHVSPWVTTVAASTQTREFSSTLTLKSGTETLVLRGASVTAGVPTDTPVVMASAAPYGDALCQAPAPAGSFAGKIVACQRGVTSRVSKGYNVAQGGAVGMILYNPSLADTNTDNHWLPTVHLADGTEFVAWMGSHSGVTASFTAGQKRAGQGDVMAAFSSRGPGGFGIKPDITAPGVQILAGHTPTPDTIDGGPPGEFFQAIAGTSMSSPHIAGAAVLMKALHPTWTPGQIKSALMTTATQDVVKEDLTTPADPFDYGSGRVDLTTADNPGLTFDETAERMLALGNDPVNAVHLNLPSVNAPVMPGKLTTVRTATNVTNRTQSYRVSASAPAKSKITVSPSSFSLAPGRSVNLKITISSTAPTAQVFGEVKLDATRAGLPTLHLPVAFVPQQGDVALTSSCGPAQITWFGKSTCTVTATNNSFGDATVDLKSTANLHLLVSGVNGARKTSPWTVEKKDVALAGAQPGDPSLSPGTIAGYLPLAAFGIAPEAVADETILNYDVPGFVYGGQTYTSVGVTSNGYLVVGGGTSQDVEYDPPAIPDPSRPNNVLAPFWTDLNGTGAQGIRIGTLTDGVDTWLVVEWNVFVYGTTSNRTFQVWIGVNGTEDIAYAYNPAALPALPAAQATVVGAENVNGTGGDQLPAGTAPTQDLRVTSSDPVPGASVSYTVQVTGVLPGTGVLATSMDADTVPGTTQVSSNVEVRFRTGGFLP, translated from the coding sequence ATGCGAGATCCAAAGTGGCTGCGGGCCGGAATCGCCGCCGCCCTACTGCCACCGCTCGCGGTCGTCGCCTGGGCCGCTCCGGCCGCGGCGGCACCGGCGGGTGACCTGACCGCCACGCCGATCGCGGTCAAGTCCCGTGAGGAGGCGGCCAAGGCGCCGACCAGTCGGCTCGCCGAGACCGACCGCTCCCTGCTCGGTCGCAAGGACGCCGAGCCGGTGGCGGTGCTGGTCAAGCTCGACCACGACCCGGTGGCCACCTACGCCGGCGGGGTGGACAACCTCGCGGCCACCAGCCCGGCCGTGACCGGGCGCAAGCTCACCGGCTCCGCGCCGGAGCGCAGCTACGAGAACTACCTGGCTCGCCAGGAGGCGGAGTTCGTCGCCGACCTCGACCGCGCGGTGCCGGGAGCGGACGTCGGCCAGCGGCTGAGGACCGTCTACGGCGGCGTCTCGGCGACCGTACCGGCGAACAAGATCTCGGACCTGCTGAAGATCGACGGCGTGGTCGCGGTGCAGAAGGACGAGCTGCGGCAGCCGCTCACCGACTCCAGCACCGAGTTCATCGGTGCCGACTCCCTCAACGACGAACTCGGTGGTGCGAGCAACGCCGGCGAGGGCGTCATCTTCGGGGTCCTGGACAGTGGCGCCTGGCCGGAGCACCCCTCCTTCGCCGACCAGGGCAACCTCTCCGCCCCGCCCGGTCCGGCCCGGACCTGCGACTTCGGTGACAACCCGCTGACTCCGGAGACCGACGTCTTCGAGTGCAACAACAAGCTGATCGGCGGGCAGCCGTTCATCGACACCTACAACGCGGCCGTCGGTGGCGAGGTCTACCCCGACTCGGCCCGGGACAGCGACGGCCACGGCACCCACACCGGAACCACCACGGCCGGCAACGTGATCGACAACGCCCCGATCTTCGGGGTCGAGCGCGGCCCGGCGCGAGGTGTCGCCCCGGGGGCCTGGGTCTCGATCTACAAGGTCTGTGGCACCGACGGCTGCTTCTCCTCGGACTCGGCGGCCGCGGTGGCCCAGGCCGTGCTCGACGGCGTCAACGTCATCAACTTCTCCATCTCCGGCGGCGCCAACCCGTTCTCCGACCCGGTGGAGCTGGCCTTCCTGGACGCGTACGCGGCCGGGGTGTTCGTGGCGACCTCGGCCGGCAACAGCGGCCCGGGCGCGGCGACGACAAACCACGTCTCGCCGTGGGTGACGACCGTTGCCGCCTCCACCCAGACCCGGGAGTTCAGCTCGACGCTGACCCTGAAGTCCGGAACCGAGACGCTGGTCCTGCGCGGCGCGTCGGTCACTGCCGGCGTCCCGACCGACACCCCGGTGGTGATGGCCTCGGCGGCGCCGTACGGGGACGCGCTCTGCCAGGCGCCGGCCCCGGCCGGCAGCTTCGCCGGCAAGATCGTCGCGTGCCAGCGGGGGGTGACCAGCCGGGTCAGCAAGGGTTACAACGTCGCCCAGGGCGGCGCGGTCGGCATGATCCTCTACAACCCGTCGCTGGCCGACACCAATACCGACAACCACTGGCTGCCGACGGTGCACCTGGCCGACGGCACCGAGTTCGTGGCCTGGATGGGCTCGCACAGCGGGGTGACCGCCAGCTTCACGGCGGGTCAGAAGCGCGCCGGTCAGGGCGACGTGATGGCCGCCTTCTCCTCCCGCGGTCCGGGGGGCTTCGGCATCAAGCCGGACATCACCGCGCCGGGGGTGCAGATCCTGGCCGGCCACACCCCGACCCCGGACACCATCGACGGCGGCCCGCCCGGGGAGTTCTTCCAGGCGATCGCCGGCACCTCGATGTCCTCGCCGCACATCGCCGGCGCGGCCGTGCTGATGAAGGCGCTGCACCCGACCTGGACGCCGGGGCAGATCAAGTCGGCGCTGATGACGACGGCGACGCAGGACGTGGTCAAGGAGGACCTGACCACCCCGGCCGATCCGTTCGACTACGGCAGTGGCCGGGTGGACCTCACCACCGCCGACAACCCGGGCCTGACCTTCGACGAGACCGCCGAGCGGATGCTCGCCCTCGGCAACGACCCGGTCAACGCGGTGCACCTCAACCTGCCGTCGGTGAACGCCCCGGTGATGCCGGGCAAGCTCACCACGGTCCGCACCGCGACCAACGTGACCAACCGGACCCAGTCCTACCGGGTCTCCGCCAGCGCACCGGCCAAGAGCAAGATCACGGTGAGCCCGAGCTCGTTCAGTTTGGCGCCCGGCAGGTCCGTCAACCTGAAGATCACCATCTCCTCGACCGCGCCGACCGCCCAGGTGTTCGGCGAGGTCAAGCTCGACGCCACCCGCGCCGGGCTGCCCACCCTGCACCTGCCGGTGGCGTTCGTGCCGCAGCAGGGCGACGTCGCCCTGACCAGCAGCTGCGGGCCGGCCCAGATCACCTGGTTCGGCAAGAGCACCTGCACGGTGACCGCCACGAACAACTCGTTCGGGGATGCCACCGTGGACCTGAAGTCCACCGCCAACCTGCACCTGCTGGTCTCCGGCGTGAACGGCGCCAGGAAGACCAGCCCGTGGACGGTGGAGAAGAAGGACGTGGCGCTGGCCGGCGCGCAGCCGGGCGATCCGTCGTTGAGCCCGGGCACCATCGCCGGATACCTGCCGCTGGCCGCGTTCGGCATCGCGCCGGAAGCCGTCGCCGACGAAACGATCCTCAACTACGACGTGCCCGGGTTCGTCTACGGCGGCCAGACCTACACCAGCGTCGGAGTCACCTCCAACGGCTACCTGGTGGTCGGCGGGGGCACCTCGCAGGACGTCGAGTACGACCCGCCGGCGATCCCGGACCCGAGTCGGCCGAACAACGTCCTGGCGCCGTTCTGGACCGACCTGAACGGCACCGGCGCCCAGGGCATCCGGATCGGCACGCTGACCGACGGGGTGGACACCTGGCTGGTCGTGGAGTGGAACGTCTTCGTGTACGGCACCACCTCCAACCGGACCTTCCAGGTCTGGATCGGGGTGAACGGCACCGAGGACATTGCCTACGCCTACAACCCCGCCGCCCTGCCGGCGCTGCCGGCGGCCCAGGCCACCGTGGTCGGGGCGGAGAACGTCAACGGCACCGGCGGTGACCAACTGCCGGCGGGTACGGCACCGACCCAGGACCTGCGGGTGACCAGCAGCGACCCGGTTCCGGGCGCGTCGGTCTCGTACACCGTCCAGGTCACCGGGGTGCTGCCCGGCACCGGCGTGCTCGCCACGTCGATGGACGCCGACACGGTTCCCGGCACCACCCAGGTGTCGTCGAACGTCGAGGTCCGATTCCGTACCGGCGGCTTCCTGCCGTAA
- a CDS encoding zinc-dependent metalloprotease: MAQFVDWDLAAATAGALGKSGPRVSYDEATEVVADLRRLTDEAAEHVVAYTGLRPQVEFPPVRVVDRRDWAATNIAGLREVITPLVSRLSGDRRPGAFGDAIGSRLTGVQAGTVLAYLSGRVLGQYEVFSTDPGQLMLVAPNIVEVERKLEADPRDFRLWVCLHEVTHRTQFTAVPWMRGHFLGEVQAFVDASQAGGEHFLERLRRGVGTLADSIRNPDGRASVLDIVQTPGQRAVLDRLTALMTLLEGHAEFVMDGVGPQVVPTVDQIRARFNRRRESGNPLEKAIRKLLGVDVKMRQYAEGRKFVHGVVERVGMDGFNKVFSSPLTLPRLEELADPDAWVARVHGPVGPIPAIG; encoded by the coding sequence ATGGCGCAGTTCGTGGACTGGGATCTGGCCGCCGCTACCGCGGGGGCGTTGGGTAAGTCCGGCCCCCGGGTCTCGTACGACGAGGCCACCGAGGTCGTCGCCGACCTGCGGCGGCTCACCGACGAGGCGGCGGAGCACGTGGTCGCGTACACCGGGCTGCGGCCGCAGGTCGAGTTCCCCCCGGTGCGGGTGGTGGACCGGCGGGACTGGGCGGCCACGAACATCGCCGGGCTGCGCGAGGTGATCACGCCGCTGGTGTCCCGGCTCTCCGGCGACCGGCGGCCGGGAGCGTTCGGCGACGCCATCGGCTCCCGGCTGACCGGGGTGCAGGCCGGCACGGTGCTGGCGTACCTGTCCGGCCGGGTGCTCGGGCAGTACGAGGTCTTCTCCACCGACCCCGGGCAGCTGATGCTTGTCGCCCCGAACATCGTCGAGGTGGAGCGGAAGCTCGAAGCCGACCCGCGCGACTTCCGGCTCTGGGTCTGCCTACACGAGGTGACCCACCGCACCCAGTTCACCGCCGTGCCGTGGATGCGCGGCCACTTCCTCGGCGAGGTGCAGGCGTTCGTGGACGCCTCCCAGGCCGGCGGCGAGCACTTTCTGGAGCGACTGCGCCGGGGCGTGGGCACCCTCGCCGACTCGATCCGCAACCCCGACGGCCGGGCGAGCGTGCTGGACATCGTGCAGACGCCCGGGCAGCGCGCCGTGCTCGACCGGCTGACCGCGCTGATGACCCTGCTCGAAGGGCACGCCGAGTTCGTGATGGACGGGGTCGGCCCGCAGGTGGTGCCGACCGTGGACCAGATCCGCGCCCGCTTCAACCGGCGCCGGGAGTCCGGCAACCCGCTGGAGAAGGCGATCCGCAAGCTGCTCGGCGTCGACGTGAAGATGCGCCAGTACGCCGAGGGCCGCAAGTTCGTCCACGGCGTGGTCGAACGGGTCGGCATGGACGGGTTCAACAAGGTCTTCAGCTCACCGCTGACCCTGCCGCGGCTGGAGGAGCTGGCCGACCCGGACGCCTGGGTGGCCCGGGTGCACGGCCCGGTCGGCCCGATTCCGGCGATCGGCTGA
- a CDS encoding helix-turn-helix domain-containing protein: MLRNVAVLALDQVTAFELGVLCEVFGTDRTADGFPGYRFDLCTADGRPVRCRSGFTITPTADLGPVEQADLVAVPAHPDGTLVPPVVTEALRRAAERGAYVLSVCSGAFVLAEAGLLDGRACTTHWRYADELAQRYPLAQVRCNSLYVQDGRILTSAGTAAGIDACLHLVRQEHGSALATKLARRMVVPPHRDGGQAQYIEAPIPQTPDAATLEPILTWLMGHLDRNVTVDELAARAHMAPRTFARRFRAETGTTPHDWLTNQRVLLARQLLEETDLGVEAVATRAGFGDAATMRHHFGRRIGATPQAYRATFRDRVPAG; encoded by the coding sequence ATGCTGCGAAACGTCGCCGTCCTCGCGCTCGATCAGGTGACCGCCTTCGAGCTCGGCGTGCTCTGCGAGGTCTTCGGCACCGACCGGACCGCCGACGGCTTCCCCGGCTACCGCTTCGACCTCTGCACCGCCGACGGCCGACCGGTCCGCTGCCGCTCCGGCTTCACCATCACCCCGACCGCCGACCTCGGGCCGGTCGAGCAGGCGGATCTAGTCGCCGTACCGGCACATCCGGACGGCACCCTGGTGCCACCGGTGGTGACCGAGGCGCTCCGCCGGGCCGCCGAGCGCGGCGCGTACGTGCTCAGCGTCTGCTCGGGGGCGTTCGTGCTGGCCGAGGCCGGGCTGCTGGACGGCCGGGCCTGCACCACTCACTGGCGGTACGCCGACGAACTCGCCCAGCGCTATCCGCTGGCCCAGGTCCGGTGCAACTCGCTGTACGTGCAGGACGGCCGGATCCTCACCAGCGCCGGTACGGCGGCCGGCATCGACGCCTGCCTGCACCTGGTCCGGCAGGAGCACGGTTCGGCGCTGGCCACCAAGCTGGCCCGCCGGATGGTGGTCCCGCCGCACCGCGACGGCGGGCAGGCCCAGTACATCGAGGCGCCGATCCCGCAGACCCCGGACGCGGCGACCCTGGAGCCGATCCTGACCTGGCTGATGGGTCACCTGGACCGCAACGTGACGGTGGACGAACTGGCCGCCCGGGCGCACATGGCACCGCGTACCTTCGCCCGTCGGTTCCGGGCCGAGACCGGGACCACCCCGCACGACTGGCTCACCAATCAGCGGGTCCTGCTGGCCCGGCAGTTGCTCGAGGAGACCGACCTCGGCGTCGAGGCGGTGGCCACCCGGGCCGGCTTCGGTGACGCGGCGACCATGCGGCACCACTTCGGGCGCCGGATCGGCGCCACGCCGCAGGCCTACCGGGCCACCTTCCGCGACCGGGTCCCGGCGGGCTGA
- the tilS gene encoding tRNA lysidine(34) synthetase TilS, producing MSGGGGARAGESPPGGLVLVACSGGADSLALAAGTAFVARRLGRAAGLVTVDHGLQAGSAARATDVLRWAEKIGLAPAELATVTVAGRPGGPEAAAREARYQALVEVAHRHGASAVLLGHTRDDQAETVLLALARGAGPRGIAGMPERRELAGVTLLRPLLAVSREQTRQACAALGLTPWDDPHNADPRYRRARVRSELLPALVGQLGPGVVGNLARTASLVAADNAALDELAAAALQAATVAPGVGPGVGSGTGGSDLAAAPGPDRNREAGRTLAAAALAGLPAAIRTRVLHAWARELGAAPGALSHRHVEALDALVTGWRGQGPTQLPGGIVVSRRGGTLLGCPGGPATEPAPEELPG from the coding sequence CTGTCGGGCGGTGGAGGGGCGAGGGCCGGTGAAAGTCCGCCGGGTGGGCTGGTGCTGGTCGCCTGTTCGGGGGGCGCCGACTCGCTGGCGCTCGCCGCCGGCACCGCCTTCGTCGCCCGTCGGCTGGGGCGCGCCGCCGGCCTGGTCACGGTGGACCACGGGCTGCAGGCCGGCTCGGCGGCGCGGGCGACCGACGTGCTGCGGTGGGCCGAGAAGATCGGCCTGGCCCCGGCCGAACTGGCGACCGTGACGGTGGCCGGCCGGCCCGGCGGCCCGGAGGCCGCCGCCCGGGAGGCCCGCTACCAGGCGCTGGTCGAGGTGGCCCACCGGCATGGTGCGTCCGCCGTGCTGCTCGGCCACACCCGGGACGACCAGGCCGAGACAGTCCTGCTCGCCCTCGCCCGGGGCGCCGGGCCGCGCGGCATCGCCGGCATGCCGGAGCGGCGCGAGTTGGCCGGGGTGACCCTGCTGCGGCCACTGCTGGCGGTGAGCCGGGAGCAGACCCGCCAGGCGTGCGCGGCGCTCGGCCTGACCCCCTGGGACGACCCGCACAACGCGGACCCGCGCTACCGCCGGGCCCGGGTCCGGTCGGAACTGCTGCCGGCGCTGGTGGGGCAGCTCGGCCCCGGGGTGGTCGGGAACCTGGCCCGCACCGCCAGCCTGGTGGCCGCCGACAACGCCGCCCTCGACGAACTGGCCGCCGCCGCGCTCCAAGCCGCCACCGTCGCACCGGGCGTCGGGCCGGGCGTCGGGTCAGGAACCGGCGGGTCGGACCTGGCCGCCGCGCCGGGCCCGGACCGGAACCGGGAGGCCGGCCGGACGCTCGCGGCGGCGGCGCTGGCCGGGCTGCCGGCGGCGATCCGGACCCGGGTGCTGCACGCCTGGGCACGTGAGCTGGGGGCGGCGCCGGGCGCGCTCTCCCATCGGCACGTCGAGGCGCTCGACGCCCTGGTCACCGGCTGGCGCGGCCAGGGCCCGACCCAGCTGCCCGGCGGCATCGTGGTGTCCCGCCGGGGCGGGACCCTGCTGGGGTGCCCGGGCGGACCGGCAACCGAACCGGCACCGGAGGAGCTACCCGGCTGA
- the dacB gene encoding D-alanyl-D-alanine carboxypeptidase/D-alanyl-D-alanine-endopeptidase, which translates to MVLVLVLLLGLAGVAVVRPGPVAGWLGAEPTTPTTVPEQPESPPPAVLAAAEATAPLPTRAGVEAALESLVTAAALGDRVNVSVVDVATRESLYDHDGDTPTVPASTTKLITAVAVLAARGPGYRIKTRAVAGAQPGEVVLVGGGDPTLAINGTSFYAGAGRLDRLARQVKEAMGGTAPTRVTVDGSLFSGPVYEPGWDDDIPTGGFGAPITALMTDGARLDPKDKAKGPARSSTPDLAAGRSFAKALGLPASAARRGAAPPAPSASGASPTSASAAPVTPGTELGSVESPPVVRLVEYMLADSDNVVAEALARQVALARDQPGSFEGAAAATEAVVAELGLTDGGGTLADGSGLSRTNRITPALLTDLLALAADGSRPELAGLFSGLPVAAWSGTLSERFAGPAAATAGTAAGAGVVRAKTGTLSGVHAISGTVTTAEGRLLAFAVLADRVPSGPEQAQPALDRIAAALARCGCR; encoded by the coding sequence CTGGTCCTCGTCCTCGTCCTGCTGCTCGGGCTGGCCGGGGTCGCGGTCGTCCGGCCGGGACCGGTCGCCGGCTGGCTGGGCGCTGAGCCGACCACCCCCACCACCGTCCCGGAACAGCCCGAGTCACCGCCGCCGGCCGTGCTGGCCGCGGCCGAGGCCACCGCCCCGCTGCCCACCCGGGCCGGCGTCGAGGCCGCGCTTGAGTCGCTGGTGACCGCGGCCGCGCTGGGCGACCGGGTGAACGTGTCAGTAGTCGACGTGGCCACCCGGGAGTCCCTCTACGACCACGACGGCGACACCCCGACCGTGCCCGCCTCGACCACCAAGCTGATCACCGCGGTGGCGGTGCTCGCCGCCCGCGGCCCCGGGTACCGGATCAAGACCCGGGCGGTGGCCGGCGCCCAGCCCGGCGAGGTGGTGCTGGTCGGCGGCGGCGACCCCACCCTGGCCATCAACGGCACCTCCTTCTACGCCGGGGCGGGCCGGCTCGACCGGCTCGCCCGGCAGGTGAAGGAGGCGATGGGCGGCACGGCGCCGACCCGGGTGACCGTGGACGGCTCGCTGTTCAGCGGTCCGGTCTACGAACCGGGCTGGGACGACGACATCCCCACCGGCGGGTTCGGGGCCCCGATCACCGCCCTGATGACCGACGGGGCGCGGCTCGATCCGAAGGACAAGGCGAAGGGGCCGGCCAGGTCGTCGACGCCGGACCTGGCGGCCGGCCGCTCGTTCGCGAAGGCCCTGGGACTGCCCGCCTCGGCGGCGCGTCGGGGCGCCGCCCCGCCTGCTCCTTCGGCATCCGGCGCGAGCCCGACCTCGGCGAGCGCCGCCCCGGTCACCCCCGGTACGGAACTCGGCAGCGTCGAGTCCCCACCCGTCGTCCGGCTGGTCGAGTACATGCTCGCCGACAGCGACAACGTGGTGGCCGAGGCGTTGGCCCGCCAGGTGGCGCTCGCCCGCGACCAGCCGGGTTCGTTCGAGGGCGCCGCGGCGGCCACCGAGGCGGTGGTCGCCGAGCTGGGACTCACCGACGGCGGCGGCACCCTCGCCGACGGCAGCGGGCTGTCCCGGACGAACCGGATCACGCCGGCGCTCCTCACCGACCTGCTCGCGCTCGCCGCCGACGGCTCCCGGCCGGAGCTGGCCGGTCTCTTCAGCGGGCTGCCGGTGGCCGCCTGGTCGGGCACGCTCAGCGAACGCTTCGCCGGCCCCGCCGCCGCGACCGCCGGTACCGCGGCCGGCGCCGGAGTGGTCCGGGCCAAGACGGGCACGCTCTCGGGGGTACACGCGATCTCCGGGACGGTGACCACCGCGGAGGGCCGGCTGCTGGCCTTCGCGGTGCTGGCCGACCGGGTGCCGAGCGGCCCGGAACAGGCGCAGCCGGCGCTCGACCGGATCGCCGCGGCGCTGGCCCGTTGCGGCTGCCGCTGA
- the hpt gene encoding hypoxanthine phosphoribosyltransferase produces MADGSWYDADIDHVIITEAQIREKTADLAKQVSADYASVADGLLLVCVLKGAVMFMADFARALGRHGPPVELEFMAISSYGHGSTSSGVVRILKDLDRDIAGRHVVVVEDIVDSGLTLSWLLRYLESRSAASVEVVALFRKPEAVKVPVPVRYVGFDIPTEFVVGHGLDFAERYRELPFVGVLKPEVYARA; encoded by the coding sequence ATGGCTGACGGCTCCTGGTACGACGCCGACATCGACCACGTGATCATCACCGAGGCGCAGATCCGTGAGAAGACCGCTGACCTCGCCAAGCAGGTATCGGCCGACTACGCGTCGGTGGCCGACGGGCTGCTGCTCGTCTGTGTCCTCAAGGGCGCGGTCATGTTCATGGCCGACTTCGCCCGGGCGCTGGGGCGGCACGGCCCCCCGGTCGAGCTCGAGTTCATGGCCATCTCCTCCTACGGGCACGGCAGCACCTCGTCCGGGGTGGTCCGCATCCTCAAGGACCTGGACCGGGACATCGCCGGCCGGCACGTGGTGGTCGTCGAGGACATCGTCGACTCCGGGCTGACCCTCTCCTGGCTGCTGCGGTACCTCGAATCGAGATCGGCCGCCAGCGTGGAGGTGGTCGCGTTGTTCCGGAAGCCGGAGGCGGTGAAGGTCCCGGTCCCGGTGCGCTACGTCGGATTCGACATCCCGACCGAGTTCGTCGTCGGGCACGGCCTCGACTTCGCCGAGCGGTACCGCGAACTGCCCTTCGTCGGCGTACTCAAGCCCGAGGTATACGCCCGGGCCTGA
- a CDS encoding gamma-glutamyltransferase family protein: MPHPRQPIFAPRGAVATSQPLAATAGLAALRRGGTAVDAALAAAITLTVVQPGSNDIGGDLFAIVWDGDRLHGLNASGRAPAALTREAVLAATGAGGAAPTEALGGAQASGPAMPTAGWLPVTVPGAPAGWRDLHDRFGRLPFADLFTDAIGYAEGGHPVAPTVAAGWARAVAAHAALTGPEFAEWRRVFTVDGGRAPRAGERWRNPDAARTLRAIAASGAESFYRGEIAAALAAHSARTGGLLSGADLAGHASTWVSPVSVGYRGHEVWELPPNGQGVAALLALNILAGVDLAAMPVEERLHWQIEAIKLGFADAHAYVADPDRVPVPTGELLSAGYADRRRALIGPRAGEPAPGLPARGGTVYLCAADSAGMMVSLIQSNYLGFGSYLVLPGHGFGLQNRGVGFSLDPAHPNVVEPGKRPFHTIIPGFLTRGGEPVGPFGVMGGHLQPQGHVQLVSATVDGGLDPQAALAAPRWYWHAGRSVLVEPDLGEKVAAGLRSRGHLATVGSEPAIFGHGQAIWRLAGGGYVAGTEPRTDGSAVGY; the protein is encoded by the coding sequence ATGCCGCACCCCCGACAGCCGATCTTCGCGCCGCGCGGCGCGGTCGCCACCAGCCAGCCGCTCGCCGCGACCGCCGGCCTGGCCGCGCTGCGGCGGGGCGGGACCGCCGTGGACGCCGCGCTCGCCGCCGCGATCACTCTCACCGTGGTCCAGCCCGGTTCGAACGACATCGGCGGCGACCTGTTCGCGATCGTCTGGGACGGCGACCGGCTGCACGGGCTCAACGCCTCCGGCCGGGCACCAGCCGCGCTGACCCGGGAGGCGGTCCTGGCGGCCACCGGGGCCGGTGGGGCGGCGCCGACCGAGGCGCTCGGCGGCGCGCAGGCCAGCGGACCGGCGATGCCGACCGCGGGCTGGTTGCCGGTGACCGTGCCCGGCGCGCCGGCCGGTTGGCGGGATCTGCACGACCGGTTCGGCCGGCTGCCCTTCGCCGACCTGTTCACCGATGCGATCGGCTACGCCGAGGGCGGCCATCCGGTGGCGCCCACCGTCGCGGCCGGTTGGGCCCGGGCGGTGGCCGCCCACGCCGCGCTGACCGGACCCGAGTTCGCCGAGTGGCGGCGGGTCTTCACGGTCGACGGTGGACGCGCGCCGCGGGCCGGCGAACGGTGGCGGAACCCGGACGCGGCGCGCACCCTGCGGGCCATCGCGGCCAGCGGGGCGGAGTCGTTCTACCGGGGCGAGATCGCGGCGGCGCTGGCGGCGCACTCCGCGCGTACCGGTGGGTTGTTGTCCGGCGCGGACCTGGCCGGACATGCCTCGACCTGGGTGTCGCCGGTGTCCGTCGGGTACCGCGGGCATGAGGTTTGGGAGCTGCCACCGAACGGGCAGGGGGTGGCGGCGCTGCTCGCGCTGAACATCCTGGCGGGGGTGGACCTGGCCGCCATGCCGGTCGAGGAGCGGCTGCACTGGCAGATCGAGGCGATCAAGCTCGGCTTCGCCGACGCGCACGCCTACGTGGCCGATCCGGACCGGGTGCCGGTGCCGACCGGGGAGCTCCTGTCGGCCGGCTACGCGGACCGGCGGCGGGCGCTGATCGGCCCACGGGCCGGGGAGCCGGCGCCGGGCCTGCCGGCCCGCGGCGGCACCGTGTATCTCTGCGCGGCCGATTCGGCCGGAATGATGGTCAGCCTGATCCAGTCGAACTACCTGGGATTCGGCTCCTACCTGGTGCTGCCCGGCCACGGGTTCGGCCTGCAGAATCGTGGCGTCGGTTTCAGCCTGGACCCGGCACACCCGAATGTGGTCGAGCCGGGCAAGCGGCCTTTCCATACAATCATTCCCGGTTTCCTGACCCGCGGCGGCGAGCCGGTCGGACCGTTCGGGGTGATGGGTGGTCACCTGCAGCCGCAGGGACACGTCCAGCTGGTTTCGGCCACGGTGGACGGCGGGCTCGACCCGCAGGCGGCCCTGGCCGCCCCGCGCTGGTACTGGCACGCCGGCCGGTCGGTGCTGGTCGAGCCCGACCTCGGCGAGAAGGTGGCGGCGGGGTTGCGGTCCCGGGGCCACCTGGCCACCGTCGGGAGCGAGCCGGCGATCTTCGGGCACGGGCAGGCCATCTGGCGGTTGGCCGGCGGCGGGTACGTGGCGGGTACCGAGCCGCGTACCGACGGGTCGGCCGTCGGGTACTGA